A DNA window from Rhodococcus sp. Z13 contains the following coding sequences:
- a CDS encoding MerR family transcriptional regulator: protein MRISELAERSGVPLPTVKYYLREGLLMPGAATSATSASYDDRHVRRLALVRALASQGLPLEKIRTVVDLVDDPRDDLSTALGRAIAALPPYVADTGSDSPRARRVLERLGQRYDPRSTAVAQLEQALAALEAAGLQMDEHRLDAYGRHIRAIAEVDLELLPTGSREATIEAAVLGTALYEPVLTALRRLAHQHLAARILGLGDPSASGAVPARPDSQERQ from the coding sequence ATGCGGATCTCGGAACTCGCCGAGCGCAGCGGAGTGCCGCTGCCGACGGTGAAGTACTACCTGCGCGAGGGCCTCCTCATGCCCGGCGCCGCCACCAGCGCCACCTCGGCCAGCTACGACGACCGGCACGTGCGCCGGCTCGCCCTCGTCCGGGCGCTCGCCTCCCAGGGACTGCCGCTCGAGAAGATCCGCACCGTCGTCGACCTGGTCGACGATCCCCGCGACGACCTGTCCACCGCACTCGGACGCGCCATCGCCGCCCTGCCGCCCTACGTCGCCGACACAGGCAGCGACAGCCCCCGCGCCCGTCGGGTGCTCGAACGCCTCGGGCAGCGCTACGACCCGCGCTCGACCGCGGTCGCGCAGCTCGAACAGGCCCTCGCCGCCCTGGAAGCCGCGGGACTGCAGATGGACGAGCACCGGCTCGACGCCTACGGCCGGCACATCCGCGCCATCGCCGAGGTCGACCTCGAACTGCTGCCCACCGGGTCGCGGGAGGCGACCATCGAGGCCGCCGTCCTCGGCACCGCCCTCTACGAGCCCGTCCTCACGGCCCTGCGCCGGCTCGCTCACCAGCATCTCGCCGCCCGGATCCTCGGGCTCGGCGATCCGTCCGCCTCCGGTGCCGTCCCGGCCCGACCCGACTCCCAGGAGCGACAGTGA
- a CDS encoding sugar phosphate isomerase/epimerase family protein, which yields MATGRGIRVGLSTASVYPENTEAAFRFAADLGYDGVELMVWAEPVSQDLASVEHLVREYGVPVLAVHAPCLLISQRVWGSDPAAKLARSVRAAEILGAETVVVHPPFRWQRRYAEGFVDQVGELESDSHVVVAVENMYPMRADVVFGGRDRGAERLRKRGPGRAVSAYSPSLDPTDTGFAHYTLDLSHTATAGADAVALADRMGEGLAHLHLADGRGSSLDEHLVPGTGTQPCAEICRRLAASDFAGHVVLEISTQSARTRAERAAMLARSLAFARTHLDRPATRAITVGPETPRSTGVARVTAGPEGTDPGEPEDT from the coding sequence ATGGCGACCGGTAGGGGGATCCGGGTAGGACTGTCGACGGCCTCGGTCTATCCGGAGAACACGGAGGCCGCCTTCCGTTTCGCCGCGGACCTGGGGTACGACGGCGTCGAACTGATGGTGTGGGCCGAGCCGGTGAGCCAGGACCTGGCGTCGGTCGAGCACCTCGTCCGCGAGTACGGGGTGCCGGTGCTCGCCGTGCACGCGCCGTGCCTGCTCATCTCGCAGCGGGTGTGGGGGTCCGATCCCGCGGCGAAGCTCGCCCGGTCGGTGCGGGCCGCCGAGATCCTCGGCGCCGAGACCGTGGTGGTGCACCCGCCCTTCCGGTGGCAGCGCCGGTACGCGGAGGGGTTCGTCGACCAGGTGGGTGAACTCGAGTCCGACAGCCACGTCGTGGTGGCGGTGGAGAACATGTACCCGATGCGGGCGGACGTCGTGTTCGGCGGCCGCGACCGCGGCGCCGAGCGTCTCCGCAAGCGGGGGCCGGGCCGGGCGGTGTCGGCGTACAGCCCGTCCCTCGACCCCACCGACACCGGTTTCGCCCACTACACCCTCGACCTGTCGCACACCGCGACCGCCGGTGCCGACGCCGTCGCCCTCGCCGACCGGATGGGGGAGGGGCTGGCGCATCTGCACCTCGCGGACGGTCGTGGTTCGTCCCTCGACGAGCATCTCGTGCCGGGCACGGGCACCCAGCCGTGCGCCGAGATCTGCCGTCGTCTCGCCGCGAGCGACTTCGCCGGGCACGTGGTGCTCGAGATCAGCACGCAGAGCGCGCGCACCCGGGCGGAACGGGCCGCGATGCTCGCCCGGTCGCTGGCGTTCGCCCGCACCCATCTCGACCGGCCGGCGACCCGGGCCATCACCGTCGGACCGGAGACCCCGCGGTCGACGGGGGTCGCGCGGGTGACGGCGGGGCCCGAGGGCACCGATCCCGGCGAGCCCGAGGACACCTGA
- a CDS encoding DUF2157 domain-containing protein — protein sequence MSDNHSTDTGQISVAELLARNGQKVSTRSGGRRRRGASGGISVAELTGEIPITRSAGDKPATEPKPKDEPAPAAEVAEAAPAPEVAETAPAPEPSAEATAVVPAVAVKSEPAVKTDAVAKTDAVAKTDAVAKTDTAGKPEPVAAKTESSPPTRVAPKIESPTEIIRPDALPRRAREHLDSVVTVTARTGAAEETAAPESTTGPSLRKAGVAEPRLLSGPASDLQASGADEEDTETPGPDGTSPATGTGTTADARNDTARDETAEAKGSGLKQWALLVGESIAAIVAGGLLFKGFERLWDLMPWVAFALALVVIVGLVALVRVLRRTDDITSQLIALAVGAFVSFGPLLFLLPGE from the coding sequence ATGAGCGACAATCACAGCACCGACACGGGGCAGATCTCCGTCGCCGAGTTGTTGGCGCGCAACGGGCAGAAGGTGAGCACGCGGTCCGGTGGCCGCCGGCGACGGGGTGCGAGTGGGGGCATCTCGGTCGCCGAGCTGACCGGCGAGATCCCGATCACGCGGTCGGCGGGGGACAAGCCCGCGACGGAACCGAAGCCGAAGGACGAACCCGCTCCGGCGGCCGAGGTCGCGGAGGCCGCTCCGGCGCCCGAGGTCGCGGAGACCGCTCCGGCCCCCGAGCCGTCGGCGGAGGCCACCGCTGTGGTGCCCGCTGTCGCGGTGAAGTCCGAACCGGCCGTGAAGACGGACGCGGTTGCGAAGACGGACGCGGTTGCGAAGACGGACGCGGTTGCGAAGACGGATACGGCTGGGAAGCCCGAACCGGTCGCGGCGAAGACCGAGTCGAGCCCGCCGACCCGCGTGGCGCCCAAGATCGAGTCGCCCACCGAGATCATCCGCCCCGACGCCCTTCCGCGCCGGGCCCGGGAACATCTCGACTCCGTCGTCACGGTCACCGCCCGCACGGGGGCCGCGGAGGAGACCGCCGCACCGGAGTCCACGACCGGCCCGTCCCTGCGCAAGGCCGGCGTCGCCGAACCGCGACTGCTGTCCGGTCCTGCCAGCGACCTGCAGGCCAGCGGCGCCGACGAGGAGGACACCGAGACTCCCGGTCCGGACGGCACGTCGCCCGCGACCGGCACCGGGACGACCGCCGACGCCCGCAACGACACCGCCCGCGACGAGACCGCGGAGGCGAAGGGGAGCGGTCTCAAGCAGTGGGCGCTGCTCGTGGGGGAGAGCATCGCCGCGATCGTCGCCGGCGGCCTGCTGTTCAAGGGCTTCGAGCGGCTGTGGGATCTCATGCCCTGGGTCGCGTTCGCGCTGGCCCTGGTCGTGATCGTGGGCCTGGTGGCGCTCGTGCGCGTCCTGCGTCGCACCGACGACATCACCAGCCAGCTCATCGCGCTCGCCGTGGGCGCCTTCGTCTCCTTCGGTCCACTCCTGTTCCTGCTCCCCGGCGAGTGA
- a CDS encoding thioesterase family protein, which translates to MTTDHPFRDLTSVTRVDTAGDDVGTAHWQAHIGPTWTIGPKVHGGCMLAVCASAALQSLRAQGADPVVRPVAVSASFVSAPDPGDVELTTVLRKQGKQIAVVDVELSQAGRVAVRANVTLGSPDSDDPVHTVPHRATRLPAEPPAEAVDVTPDHPMGQVVKFAATSRIRVDGSTARFLKGEQGEPVVSMWTRPLPDDEADVDTAVLFALMCGDVSAPVTMNRGLFGWAPTVQLTAYLRRVPAPGWLRVVAESSVLGSTWFEEDHTVVDSTGAVVVQSRQLAMMPR; encoded by the coding sequence GTGACCACCGACCATCCCTTCCGCGACCTGACCTCGGTCACCCGCGTCGACACCGCCGGTGACGATGTCGGAACGGCCCACTGGCAGGCCCACATCGGCCCGACCTGGACCATCGGCCCCAAGGTGCACGGCGGCTGCATGCTCGCCGTGTGCGCGTCCGCGGCGCTGCAGTCGCTGCGGGCACAGGGCGCCGACCCCGTCGTGCGGCCCGTCGCGGTCAGCGCCTCGTTCGTCTCGGCACCCGACCCCGGCGACGTGGAACTGACCACCGTCCTGCGCAAGCAGGGCAAGCAGATCGCCGTGGTCGACGTCGAACTGTCGCAGGCCGGCCGCGTCGCGGTGCGCGCGAACGTCACCCTCGGCAGCCCGGACTCCGACGACCCGGTCCACACCGTGCCGCACCGCGCGACCCGGCTTCCCGCCGAACCGCCCGCCGAGGCCGTCGACGTCACCCCCGACCACCCCATGGGCCAGGTCGTGAAGTTCGCCGCGACCTCCCGTATCCGGGTCGACGGGTCCACCGCCCGCTTCCTGAAGGGCGAGCAGGGCGAACCCGTCGTGTCGATGTGGACGCGGCCGCTGCCGGACGACGAGGCCGACGTGGACACCGCCGTGCTGTTCGCCCTCATGTGCGGCGACGTGTCGGCGCCCGTCACGATGAACCGCGGCCTGTTCGGCTGGGCCCCGACCGTGCAGCTCACCGCCTATCTGCGGCGGGTCCCCGCCCCGGGCTGGCTGCGGGTCGTCGCCGAGAGCAGCGTCCTCGGCAGCACCTGGTTCGAGGAGGATCACACCGTCGTCGACTCCACCGGCGCGGTCGTCGTGCAGTCGAGGCAGCTCGCGATGATGCCGCGATGA
- a CDS encoding Ppx/GppA phosphatase family protein: MRLGVLDVGSNTVHLLVVDAHRGAHPTPMSSTKATLRLSENMDDNGDITRRGADRLVETAAEFAAIARTSGCVELMAFATSAVRDAGNSEDVLARVRKEAGVSLDVLSGEEEARLTFLAVRRWYGWSAGRILDLDIGGGSLELTFGGDEDPDIAYSLQLGAGRLTRDWFREDPPGKRRISALRDWLDAELAAPAKEIRAAGDPDLCVGTSKTFRTLARLTGAAPSSAGLRVKRTLTASGLRQLIAFISRMTAADRAELEGVSSDRAQQLVAGALVAEAAMRALGVETLQICPWALREGLILRKLDTDMGGELVVAAG; the protein is encoded by the coding sequence GTGCGCTTAGGGGTACTCGACGTCGGAAGCAACACCGTTCACCTACTGGTGGTGGACGCCCATCGGGGTGCGCACCCCACTCCGATGAGTTCGACGAAGGCCACCCTGCGCCTGTCGGAGAACATGGACGACAACGGTGACATCACCCGTCGCGGTGCCGACCGGCTGGTCGAGACCGCGGCCGAATTCGCCGCCATCGCCCGCACCTCCGGATGCGTCGAGCTCATGGCCTTCGCGACCTCCGCGGTCCGCGACGCCGGCAACTCCGAGGACGTCCTCGCCCGGGTACGCAAGGAAGCGGGTGTCAGCCTGGACGTGCTCTCCGGCGAGGAGGAGGCCCGGCTGACCTTCCTCGCCGTGCGCCGCTGGTACGGCTGGAGCGCCGGACGCATCCTCGATCTCGACATCGGCGGGGGTTCGCTGGAGCTGACCTTCGGTGGCGACGAGGACCCCGACATCGCCTACTCCCTCCAGCTGGGAGCCGGCCGTCTGACCCGCGACTGGTTCCGGGAGGATCCGCCGGGCAAGCGTCGCATCTCCGCGCTCCGCGACTGGCTCGACGCCGAACTCGCCGCACCCGCCAAGGAGATCCGCGCGGCCGGCGACCCGGACCTGTGCGTCGGCACCTCCAAGACCTTCCGCACCCTCGCCCGGCTCACGGGCGCCGCGCCGTCGTCGGCGGGCCTCCGGGTGAAGCGGACCCTGACCGCAAGCGGGCTCCGGCAGCTCATCGCATTCATCTCGCGTATGACCGCCGCCGACCGGGCCGAACTCGAGGGCGTCAGCTCCGACCGGGCCCAGCAGCTCGTCGCAGGTGCCCTCGTCGCCGAGGCCGCCATGCGTGCCCTCGGGGTGGAGACCTTGCAGATCTGCCCGTGGGCATTGCGGGAGGGTCTGATTCTTCGGAAGCTCGATACGGATATGGGTGGCGAACTGGTGGTGGCAGCCGGATGA